The following coding sequences are from one Oncorhynchus kisutch isolate 150728-3 linkage group LG23, Okis_V2, whole genome shotgun sequence window:
- the LOC109868615 gene encoding PHD finger protein 24-like isoform X1, whose amino-acid sequence MGVLMSKKQQVQKCTSVVSAFQQGMKERPPTTTNQGERSGEGPAESLPLPNPKEEGEHGEADGKVGPSGTSQQAAAPGPAPTRDECKVNQEAWNRLRDGKGVEPEDLDKTGHQLIPPAFVRPKRDANDDQPVEIALGQREQPVNDEMCEVCEVWTANDLFPCRTCTRVFHDGCLRELGYLRTELLQEMRETAHTSTGWSCYYCDNVNLLLTEEEMYSLMETFKQCKIIPESCLVSDELLQYRHFVSKQLFEKDLSDEQEEEVLAQFAALDSEKRGQIEWSDFLYHESLGVLRKFRTENSLVRLLSAKERDHVRSVFVGLDLDKDGVVTGAETRWAQQSWFQKFSKESQSCNVRLFGLCSPVNCGISHVGPISESSPASSSSERSSQKDDNRPVSWEDFLRESAIYILAARPNSLAMHIRLPL is encoded by the exons ATGGGAGTGCTCATGTCTAAGAAGCAGCAGGTGCAGAAATGCACCTCGGTCGTCTCTGCCTTTCAGCAGGGCATGAAGGAACGCCCTCCAACCACAACAAACCAGGGGGAAAGATCTGGAGAGGGGCCGGCTGAATCCTTGCCACTACCAAATCCAAAGGAGGAGGGGGAGCACGGGGAGGCAGACGGCAAAGTGGGACCCTCGGGGACCTCCCAGCAAGCTGCTGCTCCAGGTCCGGCTCCCACCAGGGACGAGTGTAAGGTCAACCAGGAGGCCTGGAATAGGTTACGGGATGGGAAGGGGGTGGAACCTGAGGATCTGGACAAGACCGGCCATCAGCTCATCCCACCTGCATTTGTACGTCCCAAGAGAGATGCCAATGATGACCAGCCTGTTGAAATagcactgggacagagagagcag CCGGTCAATGATGAGATGTGcgaggtgtgtgaggtgtggaCGGCCAACGACCTGTTCCCCTGCAGGACCTGCACACGAGTCTTCCATGACGGCTGTCTGAGGGAGTTGGGCTACCTGCGCACCGAACTCCTGCAGGAGATGAGGGAGACAGCACACACTTCGACAGGCTGGAGCTGCTACTACTGC GACAATGTGAACCTGCTTCTGACTGAAGAGGAGATGTACAGCCTAATGGAAACCTTCAAGCAGTGCAAGATCATCCCTG AGTCGTGCCTGGTGTCAGATGAGCTGCTGCAGTACCGCCACTTTGTGTCCAAGCAACTGTTTGAGAAGGACCTGTCTGAtgagcaggaagaggaggtacTGGCTCAGTTCGCTGCCCTGGACTCAGAGAAGAGGGGCCAGATTGAGTGGTCTGACTTCCTATACCATGAGTCCCTGGGAGTGCTCAGGAAGTTCCGCACAGAG AACTCGTTGGTGCGTCTGTTGAGCGCTAAGGAGAGAGACCACGTGCGGTCAGTGTTTGTGGGTTTGGACCTGGATAAAGATGGTGTGGTCACGGGAGCAGAGACCCGCTGGGCCCAGCAGTCCTGGTTTCAGAAGTTCAGCAAGGAGTCCCAGTCCTGCAACGTGAG ACTCTTTGGATTGTGTTCTCCTGTGAATTGTGG TATTAGCCACGTTGGCCCCATATCTGAGAGCAGTCCAGCCAGCTCCAGCAGTGAGAGAAGCAGTCAGAAAGATGACAACAG ACCAGTGAGCTGGGAAGACTTCCTGAGGGAGAGTGCCATCTACATCCTGGCTGCACGGCCCAACAGCTTGGCCATGCACATCCGCCTACCACTATAG
- the LOC109868615 gene encoding PHD finger protein 24-like isoform X2 — MGVLMSKKQQVQKCTSVVSAFQQGMKERPPTTTNQGERSGEGPAESLPLPNPKEEGEHGEADGKVGPSGTSQQAAAPGPAPTRDECKVNQEAWNRLRDGKGVEPEDLDKTGHQLIPPAFVRPKRDANDDQPVEIALGQREQPVNDEMCEVCEVWTANDLFPCRTCTRVFHDGCLRELGYLRTELLQEMRETAHTSTGWSCYYCDNVNLLLTEEEMYSLMETFKQCKIIPESCLVSDELLQYRHFVSKQLFEKDLSDEQEEEVLAQFAALDSEKRGQIEWSDFLYHESLGVLRKFRTENSLVRLLSAKERDHVRSVFVGLDLDKDGVVTGAETRWAQQSWFQKFSKESQSCNVSISHVGPISESSPASSSSERSSQKDDNRPVSWEDFLRESAIYILAARPNSLAMHIRLPL; from the exons ATGGGAGTGCTCATGTCTAAGAAGCAGCAGGTGCAGAAATGCACCTCGGTCGTCTCTGCCTTTCAGCAGGGCATGAAGGAACGCCCTCCAACCACAACAAACCAGGGGGAAAGATCTGGAGAGGGGCCGGCTGAATCCTTGCCACTACCAAATCCAAAGGAGGAGGGGGAGCACGGGGAGGCAGACGGCAAAGTGGGACCCTCGGGGACCTCCCAGCAAGCTGCTGCTCCAGGTCCGGCTCCCACCAGGGACGAGTGTAAGGTCAACCAGGAGGCCTGGAATAGGTTACGGGATGGGAAGGGGGTGGAACCTGAGGATCTGGACAAGACCGGCCATCAGCTCATCCCACCTGCATTTGTACGTCCCAAGAGAGATGCCAATGATGACCAGCCTGTTGAAATagcactgggacagagagagcag CCGGTCAATGATGAGATGTGcgaggtgtgtgaggtgtggaCGGCCAACGACCTGTTCCCCTGCAGGACCTGCACACGAGTCTTCCATGACGGCTGTCTGAGGGAGTTGGGCTACCTGCGCACCGAACTCCTGCAGGAGATGAGGGAGACAGCACACACTTCGACAGGCTGGAGCTGCTACTACTGC GACAATGTGAACCTGCTTCTGACTGAAGAGGAGATGTACAGCCTAATGGAAACCTTCAAGCAGTGCAAGATCATCCCTG AGTCGTGCCTGGTGTCAGATGAGCTGCTGCAGTACCGCCACTTTGTGTCCAAGCAACTGTTTGAGAAGGACCTGTCTGAtgagcaggaagaggaggtacTGGCTCAGTTCGCTGCCCTGGACTCAGAGAAGAGGGGCCAGATTGAGTGGTCTGACTTCCTATACCATGAGTCCCTGGGAGTGCTCAGGAAGTTCCGCACAGAG AACTCGTTGGTGCGTCTGTTGAGCGCTAAGGAGAGAGACCACGTGCGGTCAGTGTTTGTGGGTTTGGACCTGGATAAAGATGGTGTGGTCACGGGAGCAGAGACCCGCTGGGCCCAGCAGTCCTGGTTTCAGAAGTTCAGCAAGGAGTCCCAGTCCTGCAACGTGAG TATTAGCCACGTTGGCCCCATATCTGAGAGCAGTCCAGCCAGCTCCAGCAGTGAGAGAAGCAGTCAGAAAGATGACAACAG ACCAGTGAGCTGGGAAGACTTCCTGAGGGAGAGTGCCATCTACATCCTGGCTGCACGGCCCAACAGCTTGGCCATGCACATCCGCCTACCACTATAG